A window of the Lactuca sativa cultivar Salinas chromosome 5, Lsat_Salinas_v11, whole genome shotgun sequence genome harbors these coding sequences:
- the LOC111887573 gene encoding calcium-dependent protein kinase 7, producing MGNCCAVPSTSDTEFEKKKGKNKPNPFSLDYGGSIPTGNGYKSYVLENPTGHEIEETYVLGKELGRGEFGITYMCTDKSTGEIFACKSISKKKLRTRVDIEDVRREVEIMKHMPTHPNIVTLKDTYEDDSAVHLVMELCEGGELFDRIVARGHYTERAAAGVTRTIVEVIQMCHKHGVMHRDLKPENFLFANKKETAALKAIDFGLSVFFKPGERFNEIVGSPYYMAPEVLKRNYGPEVDVWSAGVILYILLCGVPPFWAETEQGVAQAIIRSVVDFKRDPWPKVSDAAKDLVKKMLNPDPKLRLTAQEVLDHTWIQNAKKAPNVNLGETVKARLKQFSVMNKLKKRALRVIAEHLSAEEVAGIKQGFDLMDTSKQGKINIAELKAGLQKLGQQIPDADLQILMDAGDVDKDGFLNYGEFVAISVHLRKMGNDDHLKDAFAFFDQNKSGYIEIDELREALSDELETNNEEVVAAILHDVDTDKDGRISFEEFTAMMKAGTDWRKASRQYSRERYNNLSLKLFRDGSIREK from the exons ATGGGTAATTGCTGTGCTGTACCCTCTACCTCCGATACTGAGTTCGAGAAGAAAAAGGGGAAGAACAAACCGAACCCATTTTCTTTAGACTATGGTGGCTCGATTCCGACTGGGAATGGATACAAATCGTACGTGTTAGAAAATCCAACTGGACATGAGATTGAGGAAACTTATGTTCTTGGTAAGGAATTGGGCAGAGGAGAATTTGGCATTACTTATATGTGTACAGATAAGTCAACTGGTGAAATTTTTGCTTGTAAATCGATATCCAAAAAGAAGTTGAGGACTAGGGTTGATATCGAGGATGTTAGGAGAGAAGTTGAGATCATGAAACATATGCCTACTCACCCTAATATCGTCACCTTGAAGGACACATACGAAGATGATAGTGCTGTTCATTTGGTCATGGAGTTGTGCGAGGGAGGAGAATTATTCGATCGGATTGTTGCCAGAGGCCACTACACCGAGAGAGCCGCCGCCGGCGTCACACGCACCATCGTCGAAGTCATTCAG ATGTGCCACAAGCATGGTGTTATGCATCGTGATCTTAAACCCGAAAACTTTTTGTTTGCAAACAAGAAAGAAACAGCAGCTTTAAAAGCTATTGATTTTGGGTTATCCGTTTTCTTCAAACcag GCGAGAGGTTTAACGAAATTGTAGGCAGTCCATACTACATGGCTCCTGAGGTCCTTAAAAGAAACTATGGCCCAGAAGTTGACGTATGGAGTGCAGGGGTAATCTTGTACATATTGCTTTGTGGAGTCCCTCCATTTTGGGCAG AAACCGAGCAAGGAGTTGCACAAGCAattattcgatcagttgtagaTTTTAAAAGGGATCCATGGCCAAAGGTATCTGATGCAGCTAAAGATCTTGTCAAAAAGATGCTAAATCCTGACCCTAAATTGCGTCTTACTGCTCAAGAAGTTCTTG ATCATACATGGATACAAAACGCCAAAAAAGCTCCAAATGTTAATTTAGGTGAAACTGTTAAAGCAAGACTCAAGCAATTCTCTGTAATGAACAAACTCAAGAAGAGAGCTTTAAGG GTAATTGCTGAGCATTTATCTGCTGAGGAAGTGGCGGGAATTAAGCAAGGATTTGATTTAATGGATACAAGTAAGCAAGGGAAGATAAACATTGCTGAGTTAAAAGCAGGATTACAAAAGCTTGGCCAACAGATTCCTGATGCAGATCTTCAGATACTTATGGATGCT GGAGATGTTGACAAAGACGGGTTCTTGAACTATGGAGAATTCGTTGCAATTTCTGTTCATTTAAGAAAAATGGGGAATGATGATCATCTTAAAGATGCTTTTGCATTCTTTGATCAAAATAAAAGCGGATACATAGAGATTGATGAGCTTCGGGAAGCCTTATCTGATGAACTTGAAACCAACAATGAAGAAGTCGTTGCTGCCATTCTTCACGATGTAGACACAGACAAG GATGGAAGAATAAGTTTTGAAGAGTTTACAGCGATGATGAAGGCAGGAACGGATTGGAGGAAAGCATCAAGACAGTATTCACGTGAGCGTTACAATAATCTTAGCTTGAAGTTATTCAGAGACGGATCGATTAGGGAAAAGTAA
- the LOC111887562 gene encoding uncharacterized protein LOC111887562, with protein sequence MGDNHGQNPPHPPPEQTFRQWATQDVTQQPLCINYLAAINFELKSGLIHLLPSFRGLENEDPHKFLKEFHVVCVGMKPHEVTEDQIKLRAFPFSLQDSAKEWLYDLPPGSVTTWNEVARMFLDKYFLEMKASALRREIIGIKQQKREALHTYWERFKKLCSRCPQHGITEYQLLQYFCEGMSSWNRRLLNTSSGGSIADKTPTEIRVLIKNMAEESKHTVQEEEWYNDAPRGVKEISTPKIESQLSELTKVVMMLAKDKGVQPPTVRPYGICTQVGHPTDMFPQLQEEDYEEAKVMGGFLGCSQRGYEQPRGDQRWNNNQGWGGNQQGNYQPSQPHKYQQRLPFPPQNFQPRQPKHPPQQAGSSSMSLEDIVKSLATSTQDLQQETKASIKNLEKQVSHLAISVSKLESQGKLPAQIEANPRHNVCAITLRGGKSYDGPKLSVDQKKEEIVVEEATKEEKEEDKTIKKKPFITESKATPAPFPKRLKSTKKEREENEIMQMVKRVQINIPLLEVIK encoded by the coding sequence ATGGGAGACAACCATGGTCAAAATCCTCCACATCCACCACCTGAACAAACCTTTAGACAATGGGCCACTCAAGATGTCACCCAACAACCTTTGTGCATAAATTACCTTGCAGCAATCAACTTTGAACTCAAGTCTGGACTCATCCATTTGTTACCCTCATTCCGTGGTCTTGAGAATGAAGACCCAcataaattccttaaggaatttcatGTTGTTTGTGTGGGTATGAAGCCACATGAAGTTACAGAAGATCAAATCAagttaagggcattccccttttcttTACAAGATTCAGCTAAGGAGTGGTTGTATGACTTACCACCGGGGTCAGTTACAACATGGAATGAAGTTGCAAGGATGTTTCTGGATAAATATTTTCTAGAAATGAAAGCTTCAGCTTTACGCAGAGAGATAATTGGTATCAAGCAACAAAAGAGAGAAGCCTTGCATACTTATTGGGAAAGGTTCAAGAAATTGTGCTCAAGATGTCCACAACATGGAATTACAGAATATCAGCTGTTGCAGTATTTTTGTGAAGGAATGTCATCTTGGAATAGGAGATTACTCAATACATCAAGTGGTGGATCTATAGCTGATAAGACTCCAACAGAAATCAGAGTTCTTATCAAGAATATGGCAGAAGAGTCCAAGCATACAgtccaagaagaagaatggtacaATGATGCACCAAGAGGAGTGAAAGAAATTTCTACCCCAAAAATTGAAAGTCAACTTTCTGAGTTGACTAAGGTAGTAATGATGCTTGCAAAGGACAAGGGCGTGCAACCACCAACAGTTAGACCTTATGGTATTTGTACACAAGTTGGACATCCAACCGACATGTTCCCTCAACTTCAAGAGGAAGATTATGAAGAAGCAAAAGTCATGGGAGGTTTTCTTGGATGTAGTCAAAGGGGATATGAGCAACCACGAGGTGATCAAAGATGGAACAACAATCAAGGTTGGGGAGGAAATCAACAAGGGAACTATCAACCAAGTCAACCACATAAATACCAACAAAGACTACCTTTTCCACCACAAAACTTTCAACCAAGGCAACCAAAACACCCTCCTCAACAAGCGGGTTCATCAAGTATGTCTTTAGAGGACATAGTGAAAAGTTTGGCAACTAGTACACAAGATTTACAACAAGAGACAAAAGCAAGCATAAAGAACTTAGAGAAACAAGTTTCACATCTTGCTATTTCCGTAAGCAAACTAGAATCTCAAGGAAAGTTGCCTGCCCAAATTGAAGCAAACCCAAGGCACAATGTGTGTGCCATCACATTGAGAGGCGGGAAGAGCTATGATGGTCCAAAATTGTCGGTTgatcaaaagaaagaagaaatagTGGTTGAAGAGGCAACCAAAGAAGAGAAGGAGGAAGATAAAACAATCAAAAAGAAGCCCTTCATCACTGAGTCTAAAGCCACACCTGCTCCATTTCCCAAAAGATTAAAGAGCACGAAGAAAGAACGGGAGGAGAATGAGATCATGCAAATGGTCAAGAGAGTTCAAATCAACATTCCACTCCTCGAAGTCATCAAGTAG
- the LOC128126136 gene encoding uncharacterized protein LOC128126136: MPVEKVEAYRAFMEHVKALQVNMPFVETIVKTPKYFNLLKGLFATRKDLAEVAEIILSELPEKKGDPGSIIIPCQFGNAFFTQVLTDSGASINLMPFSFFKKLNLPEPRPVNMKIHLADKTTIHS; this comes from the coding sequence ATGCCTGTTGAAAAAGTTGAAGCGTATAGAGCTTTTATGGAGCATGTTAAAGCCCTACAAGTCAATATGCCATTTGTAGAAACGATagtcaaaacacccaagtacttcAACTTACTGAAGGGTCTCTTTGCTACTAGGAAAgatttggctgaagtcgcggaAATAATATTGAGTGAGTTACCCGAAAAGAAGGGCGATCCGGGGAGTATCATAATTCCGTGCCAATTTGGAAATGCATTTTTCACACAAGTATTGACTGACTCGGGTGCAAGCATTAACCTGATGCCTTTCTCTTTCTTCAAGAAACTGAATTTACCGGAGCCAAGGCCGGTaaacatgaagatccatttggcagaCAAGACAACAATTCATTCATGa